Proteins encoded within one genomic window of Streptomyces sp. NBC_00523:
- a CDS encoding class I SAM-dependent methyltransferase, translating to MNRWSELTGDTSGEDYAARFAALARSGKDMHGEARFCAALVPAGARVLDAGCGTGRVAIRLAELGYDCTGVDVDASMLAVAREQAPGLPWYRADLAAFDPDALSIEPGFDLVVAAGNVMALVAPGTEATVVARLAGALRPGGLLVAGFGLDAAHLPVPPGLTLAEYDAHCAAAGLTPVDRFATWDAAPYEGGGYAVSVHRRGDG from the coding sequence ATGAACCGCTGGAGCGAACTGACCGGAGACACCTCGGGCGAGGACTACGCCGCCCGCTTCGCGGCCCTGGCCCGCAGCGGCAAGGACATGCACGGCGAGGCGCGGTTCTGCGCCGCGCTGGTGCCCGCCGGGGCGCGGGTGCTGGACGCCGGCTGCGGCACCGGCCGGGTCGCGATCCGGCTCGCGGAGCTCGGGTACGACTGCACCGGAGTGGACGTCGACGCCTCGATGCTGGCTGTCGCGCGCGAGCAGGCGCCCGGGCTGCCCTGGTACCGAGCGGACCTGGCCGCGTTCGACCCGGACGCGCTCTCCATCGAACCGGGGTTCGACCTCGTCGTCGCCGCGGGCAACGTGATGGCGCTGGTCGCCCCCGGCACCGAGGCCACCGTCGTCGCCCGCCTCGCCGGAGCGCTGCGCCCGGGCGGTCTGCTGGTCGCCGGGTTCGGCCTGGACGCGGCCCACCTCCCCGTACCACCCGGCCTCACCCTCGCGGAGTACGACGCCCACTGCGCCGCCGCCGGGCTCACCCCCGTCGACCGCTTCGCCACCTGGGACGCGGCCCCGTATGAGGGCGGCGGCTACGCGGTGAGCGTGCACCGGCGGGGGGACGGCTGA